The sequence GCTTGTCCTAAGGTCCTCTTTTGAGAACTTCAGTGTGATGCACGCTTCTCTTCAAGGCCTGACTGGTTTACAGGTCAACAGACTAGTAGTTGGAGAATTCAGTGACAGTCAGAGATTGGTACACTTTCAGAGAGGGCTCTTGAGTGGACTGTGTCAGGTACAAATGCAAGAGTTTGTCTTAATCTGTTTCAGAGAATTTGAGGATAACACAGACACTCTTTTTAACTGCATAGGCAACGTCTCCAGTATTCGGTTGGTGGACCTTCAACTTGAAGAGGTATCAGAGGTTCCTATGTTCTCTCAAGTGAAACAGTTGGAATGCAAGGAGTGCAAGTTTAAGGAAGTGCCTGCTGTGAGGCTGTCTCTTTTCAAGGAGCTGAGAGTGCTTCGTATTACCAAGAGCAAACACCTCAATAGCTTCCGGCAGAAATTTGAGAGTCTAAGTAACCTGGAGGTCATAGATTTGAGTGAGAATCATCTCTCCTTCACTAGCTGCTGTTCCCCTCAGTTTCACAAGTGTCCAAATTTGAAACACTTGAACCTAAGCTTCAATTCTAACATAGGAGTGACTGGAGATTTCACTAATGTGAAGAATTTATTATATTTGGACCTTCAGCACACAAAGTTATTTGGTCCTGGCTCCTACCCTGTCTTTCTATCCCTTCAGAAGCTCATTTACCTTGATATTTCCCATACCACAACTCATGTTAAATCACAGTGTACATTTTGTGGCTTGAACTCTTTGCAAGTGCTCAAGATGGCAGGCAACTCCTTTGAGAACAATAAATTGGCCAACAACTTCAAAAACTTAAGCCACCTCCACAGCTTGGATATTTCAAGTTGCAAATTAGTACAGGTAGATCCAAGTACATTTGATGCCCTCTCTGAACTAAAAGAGCTGAACATCAGCAATAATAAGCTACTGATCTTTGATCCTGTAGTCTACAAGCCTCTCCGAGCCCTCACAGCCCTGGATTTCAGCAACAACCAGCTAAGTGTTCTGTTGGACTCAGCCCTGGAAATCCTGCCTGATAGTCTGGTCCTGTTAGACATCTCTCAAAATCTGTTTGAATGCTCTTGTGTATACCTAAACTTTCTGAAATGGATCAAGGAAAAGCAGGAGCTACTGCACAACAAGGAGTTGATGATATGCCACACTCCTGCATACATGAAGAACGTGAGCCTGTCAAGCTTTGATCTGTCCTCCTGCCAACTCAATGCAAGCACAGTGGCATGCTCAGTGATCATGTTGCTCGCTGCAGTGGTGTTCCTCTTCCTGATTTACAAGTACTACTTCCAGCTATACTACACATTGGTGCTGCTCAGTGGGTGTAAACACTCTGCAGACAGGGGTGACACCTATGATGCATTTGTTATCCACTCCAGCAAAGACCAAGAGTGGGTGATGAAAGAGCTGGTGGAACCCTTAGAAGGAGGAACACCTCCCTTCCATCTTTGTCTTTACTACAGGGATTTCCTACCAGGGGTACCCGTTGTCACCAATATCATCCAAGAAGGTTTTCTGAGTAGCAGAAATGTCATTGCAGTCATCTCTACAGACTTTCTGGAGAGCAAGTGGTGTAGCTTTGAGTTTGACATTGCCCAGTCCTGGCAGCTTGTTGAAGGAAAGGCTGGAATCATCATGATTGTACTAGAAGAAGTGAATAAGGCCTTGCTGAGGCAGAGGCTGGGACTGTCCCGATACCTGAAGAGGAACACCTACCTCGAatggaaaaacaaggaaataagCAGGCACATCTTCTGGAGGCAGCTGACAGGAGTCCTACTAGAAGGCAAAAAATGGAATCATGAGGAGGTAAAGCTCatgtgagagaaagaaagattgCTTCTGTCCTGTCACCCAGGCTGGTGCTCAGAAGCTGGTTCTTCTGTGGTTGTTCAGAATTGGAGGAAGTGGATGGAGGCACTGTAAAAGCACTACAGAAATACCTGCCTTGCTGGTCACCCTTTCTCAAGGGGACTTGCAAGCTAAGGAGTGACAACAGCTAGAAGAGCTTCACATGCCTGAGCTCTGTGTTTGTCTGTAGCTGTCAACCAGAGCTAGTCCAGCAATCCATGCAGCTGTGGTGGTCTGGTGAATAGATGGACTGCTGTGACTGTCATTTGTCTGCCTGTGAAACTGGATTAGGGTCCTGGGGCCATTTACCCAGTGGTACTTCAGGGTCTGTTGCTTTGAGTTGACCCCAGGATCTTCAGGGGAGAGCAAAGGTACAGGATTCTTGGCTCTAAAAATGGTGGGAAACAGAAACAAGATTTGGATTCTGAAAGTCTTGGGTCTGCCTCCTTAGGCACCGTGACTCAGGGGGAAAACCCTACAGAGGGCAGTGGGGTGCCCTACAGCCACAGACCACCTGGCAGCTACTCAGTGAAGCTGAGCAGTTATGTCACCAGTGTGGAGGGAGGTCGCTGCTGGTAGGAAATTTCCTCAACgtgtttatttcagttttctttagaCCAAGACCAAATGTTGTAACCCCCAAATATTTCCATCACCTGGAACTCTCATTTATATCCATATTGTAGAGCATTTGAGAGACTGGCTTGAAGTTTTCTTGTGGTATCCCACAGATCAGTGGGACCAGAAGAAGCTGCAAAATGCTTGATACCTTTAAAATCACGGCATTTCTTTGCTCCAACTTCTCCTCATTCAATGTTTCTGGATATACTGTGTGGGACTGCTCTATATGAGCAAGATTGAGCCTGAGCAAAGTGTTTTGATGTTTACAGCCAGCCAGTTCTAGAATAAGCTTTTCCACTCTCTGGACCAGCCTTAATTCACTATTGGAAGGCGCCCACATCTTGAAAAGGGCTTGAAATATGTTCAGACCTAGTAATGAGGCTGAGggtccctcttccttcctccctccctcccatcaCGCTGTGGCAGCCTCTGGTCCTGGTGGGGATCTCGACCTGTGTGTTCGGCCTTTCCTGGGGTTCAGCTGCTATGCTGAACAGGACAGTCACTGGACAGGAGAGTTCTGCCTTTGTTTCATTGAGAACGTGCCTGACATTTtgcagggagaagagacagaggagaaaagtcTGGGTTAGCTAAACAAAATGTATCCCAGCACTGCCCTGAATAAAGGGAAGTCTAAATGCCATTGAGTCATATTACAGAGCACTCCATTGTTGTGTGGGATATTGAACGCTGCTGGAGTATTGCTCTCTATTTACGGAAGGCTTTGGTTGGGATTAATCACTGAATTAGACTAGTTTTAAACTTGCAAATCCTTCTATAATCAATGACGTTCTACAGAGATAACACAGAAGCAATTGAGTGGTGAATCAGATCTGATATTTATTCAGAAGAAAGGGCCTGATCCATCTCACTTTTCTGAGCACCAGCCAGCAACATCGCCGTGGAAGCCAGCGATAAATCGACATCAGACACTTATTTGCAAAAGAGGGACAGCGAGTTCCAGGGCTTGTGCTGGGAAAAGCTGGATCACAGGCCCCTCTCTATGTGCTGGGTCAGTAGCATACTGGGACAACACTACCAAAATCCCCCACAGCCCTCTCTAAGGTTTTGTGACCTGTGAGATGAAGCTTTAATAAAACTAAGCTTGATGCTGTGTTCACTCACCCAGAGAGTTTGTTTTGCAGCTGCCAAGCACTGTTGCAGCACTCCTCACCTCTGCTGTGATGGACGGGTCCTGGGCGCTGCATCCTGCCTCCTCGCCCCGGGGCAcaggctgctggagctggggagggcGTGCAGCAAACCAGGGCACAGCTCGAGGTTCCCTGGTTTGAGGGCAAAGGAGAGCATGGAGGATAAAGCAAATATTAGCCTGGATTTCAGCAGCTACAAgttaaactggaaaacaaaagaggaaaaattaaacgGCGTGGGAGTTCCTGCTCCTGAATTGAGCAGCGCTGAAGCAGCATTTCTCCCTCGCTCTTTCTCTCTGTGGGTCCTCTACAAACAATTCAGTGTATATTTATTTGTGGCACAAAGCAGAGTCCTGTGATTCTTAATTGTAATTACGATAATGAGTTTCAGAAAGCCTGCAAGTGGTTCTGGGCATTATAATAAGGGCTTAGGACAGTATTGTTTAAAAAGTGTTTGTTGAATATCAAAGCAACTTTAGGAGGAGAGCTGGGGTGATGCTGAGAGGAGACTCCCACCTgtacaatttaaaaagaaaccaatcACTTGTTCTTCTCTTCGTATTCAGACTCTCCACAGCAGAGATGGATGCGTGAGGGGCCCCAGGCTTTCTTACTGCCGAGAGAAAGCACAAAACCCATCATAGCTTCTGGAAGGGGTGAGGGGAGCAAGATGGTGCACTGAGACAGAGACTGGAGGCTGGGGCATTCAGAAAACAAGGGAGTTTAGAACAGATTCATCCTCTGCAAGCCCCACAGTCAGTACCACTCCTGCTTTCCTCCATACATTTAGAGATTTCACTTGATCTGAGCAGTAGTTGGTGCTTTGAAGccacaagctgatttctttattGATGAGACCTTCAGCAACAGAacagggattatttttttttttttg is a genomic window of Nyctibius grandis isolate bNycGra1 chromosome 16, bNycGra1.pri, whole genome shotgun sequence containing:
- the TLR4 gene encoding toll-like receptor 4, encoding MPGLLKMPRRGALPLWTLVLLLAFVPSQLAGCLLNPCLEVIPDKAFRCMGLNVSGVPAEVPNTTQNLDLSFSNLKSLGSNYFSSVPELQLLDLTRCHIHTIEDNSFKDLHNLSTLILTANSLQYLGTAAFYGLTSLKKLVLVETNRASLTDLPIGHLHTLQELNLGHNSIASLKLPKYFTNLTSLRHLSFFSNKITYISKGDLDALREVNRLNLTLVLSLNDIKYIEPGSFARIHLGELVLRSSFENFSVMHASLQGLTGLQVNRLVVGEFSDSQRLVHFQRGLLSGLCQVQMQEFVLICFREFEDNTDTLFNCIGNVSSIRLVDLQLEEVSEVPMFSQVKQLECKECKFKEVPAVRLSLFKELRVLRITKSKHLNSFRQKFESLSNLEVIDLSENHLSFTSCCSPQFHKCPNLKHLNLSFNSNIGVTGDFTNVKNLLYLDLQHTKLFGPGSYPVFLSLQKLIYLDISHTTTHVKSQCTFCGLNSLQVLKMAGNSFENNKLANNFKNLSHLHSLDISSCKLVQVDPSTFDALSELKELNISNNKLLIFDPVVYKPLRALTALDFSNNQLSVLLDSALEILPDSLVLLDISQNLFECSCVYLNFLKWIKEKQELLHNKELMICHTPAYMKNVSLSSFDLSSCQLNASTVACSVIMLLAAVVFLFLIYKYYFQLYYTLVLLSGCKHSADRGDTYDAFVIHSSKDQEWVMKELVEPLEGGTPPFHLCLYYRDFLPGVPVVTNIIQEGFLSSRNVIAVISTDFLESKWCSFEFDIAQSWQLVEGKAGIIMIVLEEVNKALLRQRLGLSRYLKRNTYLEWKNKEISRHIFWRQLTGVLLEGKKWNHEEVKLM